One Microvirga thermotolerans DNA window includes the following coding sequences:
- a CDS encoding 2Fe-2S iron-sulfur cluster-binding protein has protein sequence MVKITFIDPEGTARTVEAEEGSTVMEAAVRNGIPGIEAECGGACSCATCHVYVDEEWEAATGSPQPMEEDMLDFAYDVRPNSRLSCQIRVRPELDGLVVRTPIRQG, from the coding sequence ATGGTGAAGATCACGTTCATCGACCCCGAGGGCACGGCCCGGACGGTCGAGGCCGAGGAGGGGTCGACGGTGATGGAGGCCGCCGTCCGCAACGGCATTCCCGGCATCGAGGCCGAGTGCGGCGGCGCCTGCTCCTGTGCCACCTGCCACGTCTACGTGGACGAGGAGTGGGAGGCGGCGACGGGCTCGCCGCAGCCGATGGAGGAGGACATGCTGGACTTCGCCTACGACGTGCGCCCGAACTCGCGCCTGTCCTGCCAGATCCGCGTCAGGCCCGAGCTCGACGGGCTCGTGGTCCGCACGCCGATCCGTCAGGGCTGA
- a CDS encoding universal stress protein has protein sequence MFKTILVPVDLAEVEAARPAIDRAVELAQASDGTIRLIYVRSVVPVTYMEFVPPTFDEEQQSDAERKLADVAATVNLPSDRVSAVVRLGSTYGEVLSEAEKTGTDLIVVGSHRPSMATYLLGSNASTIVRHARCSVLVVRA, from the coding sequence ATGTTCAAGACGATCCTCGTCCCCGTCGACCTCGCCGAAGTCGAAGCCGCCAGGCCTGCCATCGACCGGGCCGTGGAGCTGGCCCAGGCGTCGGACGGCACCATCCGCCTCATCTACGTGCGCTCCGTGGTGCCGGTGACCTACATGGAGTTCGTGCCGCCGACATTCGACGAGGAGCAGCAGAGCGACGCGGAGCGCAAGCTCGCCGATGTTGCGGCGACCGTGAACCTGCCCTCCGACCGGGTGTCGGCGGTGGTGCGGCTCGGCTCGACCTACGGCGAGGTGCTGAGCGAGGCGGAGAAGACCGGGACGGACCTCATCGTCGTCGGTTCCCACCGGCCGAGCATGGCCACCTACCTCCTCGGCTCCAACGCCTCCACCATCGTGCGCCACGCCAGGTGCTCGGTACTGGTGGTGCGCGCGTAA
- a CDS encoding vWA domain-containing protein: protein MFLNFFTELRAARVPVSLREYLSFLEALDEDLADKKVEEFYYLSRACLVKDERHYDRFDQVFGQVFKGLETLGRAMEEEAAIPEEWLRRLAERYLTEEEKRQIEAMGWEKLWETLRQRLKEQQGRHQGGNKWIGTAGTSPYGAYGYNPEGVRIGQEGNRNFRAVKVWDRREFKDFDDSVELGVRNMRLALRRLRRFARTGAPEELDLDETIHETAHRGYLDVRLRPERRNAVKVLLFLDVGGSMDWHVEAAEELFSAARLEFKHFEHFYFHNCVYEYLWKENRRRFEERIPTLDVIRTYPADYRAVFVGDASMSPYEIKMPGGSVEHWNEEPGQVWLERILNHFPRAVWLNPVPRPQWGYTQSIALLRQIFSDRMFPLTLEGIDQAMRELVR from the coding sequence ATGTTCCTGAACTTCTTCACAGAGCTGCGCGCCGCCAGGGTCCCCGTCTCCCTGCGGGAGTACCTGTCCTTCCTGGAGGCGCTGGACGAGGACCTCGCCGACAAGAAGGTGGAGGAGTTCTACTATCTGTCCCGCGCCTGCCTCGTGAAGGACGAGCGCCACTACGACCGCTTCGACCAGGTCTTCGGCCAGGTCTTCAAGGGGCTGGAGACCCTGGGCCGCGCCATGGAGGAGGAGGCGGCGATCCCGGAGGAATGGCTGCGCCGGCTCGCGGAGCGCTACCTCACCGAGGAGGAGAAGCGCCAGATCGAGGCGATGGGCTGGGAGAAGCTCTGGGAAACGCTCCGGCAGCGCCTGAAGGAGCAGCAGGGGCGGCACCAGGGCGGGAACAAGTGGATCGGCACCGCCGGCACCTCTCCCTACGGCGCCTACGGATACAACCCGGAGGGGGTCCGCATCGGCCAGGAGGGGAACCGGAACTTCCGCGCGGTGAAGGTGTGGGATCGCCGCGAGTTCAAGGATTTCGACGACAGCGTCGAGCTTGGCGTCCGCAACATGCGCCTCGCCCTGCGGCGGCTGCGCCGCTTCGCCCGCACCGGCGCGCCGGAGGAGCTCGACCTCGACGAGACGATCCACGAGACCGCCCACAGGGGCTATCTCGACGTGCGCCTCCGCCCCGAGCGCCGGAACGCGGTGAAGGTGCTCCTGTTCCTCGACGTCGGCGGCTCCATGGACTGGCACGTGGAGGCGGCGGAGGAGCTGTTCTCGGCCGCGCGGCTCGAGTTCAAGCACTTCGAGCACTTCTACTTCCACAACTGCGTGTACGAATATCTCTGGAAGGAGAACCGCCGCCGCTTCGAGGAGCGGATCCCGACCCTCGACGTCATCCGCACCTATCCCGCCGACTACCGCGCGGTCTTCGTGGGCGACGCCTCCATGAGCCCCTACGAGATCAAGATGCCCGGCGGCTCGGTCGAGCACTGGAACGAGGAGCCCGGCCAGGTGTGGCTGGAGCGGATCCTGAACCACTTCCCCCGCGCGGTCTGGCTCAACCCCGTGCCGCGGCCCCAATGGGGCTACACGCAGTCCATCGCGCTCCTGCGCCAGATCTTCTCCGACCGCATGTTCCCCCTCACCCTCGAGGGCATCGACCAGGCGATGCGGGAGCTGGTGCGCTGA
- a CDS encoding cation:proton antiporter, with the protein MAAAINLQAYQEPILFLATAGIVVPLFHRLRVSPVLGYLAAGMLLGPFGLGRLVPAHPWIDWITFTNPEGTSHIAEFGVVFLLFTIGIELSWQRLRTLRRLVFGFGSLQAILCAAALGALAFHLVGSVAGAILVGLALALSSTAIVIPVIAEQKRLNTPVGRASFSALLFQDLAVAPILFTIAVLDADKPEITTASLAWALLQAVLALGAIVGLGRLVLRPFFQLVSATKSPELFMAACLLVVLVTSLVAAASGLSMALGAFLAGVLLSETEYRRAVDVTIQPFKGLLLGVFFVSVGMSLDPMRLLEAPALILAVAAATIAVKALLIALLARPFGLSAPDAVETGLLLGPSGEFGLVILGSAVGAGLVPAGIGQNLLVVTTLTMVAIPLLARLGRRLSRRLELRRPLDPELTVMPAPAEPGRVIVAGYGRVGQLVGDMLERHKVPYVAIDMDPVRVAAERRAGRPVYFGDGSYPELLRACGIEQARALVITLDAPSAIEGVVSAARRERPDITIVSRARDARHAAELYRRGVDDAVPETIEASLQLSEAVLSDIGVPMGLVIASIHERRDEFRALLKESSVRRGQDRTEFRARRTVGKAAPAAAAGPGETAGRARP; encoded by the coding sequence ATGGCAGCCGCGATCAACCTGCAAGCCTACCAGGAACCCATTCTCTTCCTCGCAACGGCAGGCATTGTCGTTCCCCTGTTCCACCGGCTCCGGGTCAGCCCGGTTCTCGGGTACCTGGCGGCGGGAATGCTGCTCGGCCCGTTCGGACTGGGCCGTCTCGTGCCCGCCCATCCGTGGATCGACTGGATCACCTTCACCAACCCGGAAGGTACGTCCCACATCGCCGAGTTCGGCGTGGTGTTCCTGCTCTTCACCATCGGGATCGAGCTGTCCTGGCAGCGCCTTCGTACCCTGCGGCGCCTGGTGTTCGGCTTCGGCTCCCTCCAGGCGATCCTCTGCGCCGCCGCCCTCGGCGCCCTGGCGTTCCATCTCGTCGGCAGCGTCGCCGGAGCGATCCTCGTCGGCCTGGCGCTCGCCCTCTCCTCCACCGCCATCGTCATTCCCGTCATCGCCGAGCAGAAGCGGCTGAACACGCCGGTCGGGCGGGCGAGCTTCTCCGCCCTGCTCTTCCAGGACCTCGCCGTGGCGCCGATCCTGTTCACCATCGCGGTCCTCGACGCGGACAAGCCGGAGATCACGACCGCTTCCCTCGCCTGGGCGCTCCTGCAGGCGGTTCTTGCCCTCGGGGCCATCGTCGGTCTCGGGCGCCTGGTGCTGCGTCCGTTCTTCCAGCTCGTCTCCGCCACCAAGAGTCCGGAACTCTTCATGGCCGCCTGCCTGCTCGTGGTCCTGGTCACGAGCCTGGTCGCCGCGGCGAGCGGGCTTTCCATGGCGCTCGGCGCTTTCCTGGCCGGGGTGCTCCTGTCGGAGACCGAGTACCGGCGGGCGGTGGACGTGACGATCCAGCCCTTCAAGGGCCTGCTGCTCGGCGTCTTCTTCGTATCCGTGGGCATGAGCCTCGATCCCATGCGCCTCCTGGAGGCTCCCGCCCTCATCCTCGCCGTCGCGGCGGCGACCATCGCCGTGAAGGCGCTCCTGATCGCCCTCCTCGCCCGGCCCTTCGGCCTGAGCGCGCCGGACGCCGTCGAGACCGGGCTCCTCCTCGGCCCGAGCGGCGAGTTCGGCCTCGTGATCCTCGGCAGCGCCGTCGGCGCGGGCCTCGTTCCGGCCGGGATCGGCCAGAACCTCCTTGTCGTCACCACGCTCACCATGGTCGCGATCCCGCTCCTCGCGCGCCTCGGCCGCCGCCTCAGCCGGCGGCTGGAGCTGAGGCGCCCGCTCGACCCCGAGCTGACGGTCATGCCCGCCCCGGCCGAGCCGGGCCGCGTCATCGTCGCCGGATACGGACGCGTCGGCCAGCTCGTCGGCGACATGCTGGAACGGCACAAGGTGCCCTACGTGGCCATCGACATGGATCCCGTCCGCGTCGCCGCCGAGCGCCGCGCCGGGCGGCCGGTCTATTTCGGGGACGGGTCCTATCCCGAGCTGCTGCGGGCCTGCGGAATCGAGCAGGCCCGGGCCCTCGTCATCACCCTGGACGCGCCGAGCGCCATCGAGGGCGTCGTGAGCGCGGCCCGGAGGGAACGCCCGGACATCACCATCGTGTCCCGGGCGCGGGACGCGCGGCACGCGGCGGAGCTCTACAGGCGCGGCGTGGACGATGCTGTGCCGGAGACCATCGAGGCCTCCCTCCAGCTCAGCGAGGCGGTTCTCAGCGACATCGGCGTGCCCATGGGCCTCGTGATCGCCTCGATCCACGAGCGCCGGGACGAGTTCCGCGCCCTTCTCAAGGAAAGCAGCGTCAGGCGCGGCCAGGACAGGACGGAGTTCCGCGCCCGGCGGACGGTGGGGAAGGCCGCACCGGCGGCAGCGGCCGGCCCGGGCGAGACCGCGGGCCGGGCGAGACCGTGA
- a CDS encoding cystathionine gamma-synthase family protein, whose product MPYNRYHKDRIGNHKLRPETLMLGYGYDPSLSEGAVKPPVFLTSTFVFTSAEHGKEFFDYVAGRREPPQGEAAGLVYSRFNHPNSEIVEDRLAIFEETEAGLLFSSGMSAISTTILAFARPGDVILHSQPLYGGTETLIAKTLANLGIHSVGFGDGIDEKSVRSAAEAARAKGRVSVVLIETPSNPLNTLVDIAMIRRVAEETAAAQGGHRPVILCDNTLLGPLYQKPIQHGADISLYSLTKYVGGHSDLIAGAALGSKELMKPVRLLRSAIGTQLDPHSCWMIGRSLETLALRMSAANRNGEIVARFLSEHPKVAKVHHLAYLPENSPAKRVYDAQCTAPGSTFSFDVKGGEAEAFKVLNALQVFKLAVSLGGTESLISHPASTTHSGVPKETRDRLGVTDATIRVSIGIEHPDDLVADLSQALATLG is encoded by the coding sequence ATGCCCTACAACCGCTACCACAAGGATCGCATCGGCAACCACAAGCTGAGGCCCGAGACCCTCATGCTCGGCTACGGCTACGACCCGAGCCTGTCGGAAGGCGCCGTGAAGCCCCCGGTCTTCCTGACCTCCACCTTCGTGTTCACCAGCGCCGAGCACGGCAAGGAGTTCTTCGACTACGTGGCCGGCCGCCGCGAGCCGCCCCAGGGCGAGGCTGCGGGCCTGGTCTATTCCCGCTTCAACCACCCCAATTCCGAGATCGTCGAGGACCGCCTCGCCATCTTCGAGGAAACGGAGGCGGGCCTCCTCTTCTCGTCGGGCATGTCGGCGATCTCGACCACGATCCTCGCCTTCGCCCGGCCCGGCGACGTGATCCTGCACTCGCAGCCGCTCTACGGCGGCACGGAGACCCTGATCGCCAAGACCCTCGCCAATCTGGGCATCCACTCGGTCGGCTTCGGGGACGGGATCGATGAGAAGAGCGTCCGCTCCGCCGCCGAGGCGGCGCGGGCCAAGGGGCGGGTCTCGGTCGTCCTCATCGAGACGCCCTCGAACCCGCTCAACACCCTCGTCGACATCGCCATGATCCGCCGGGTCGCCGAGGAGACCGCCGCCGCCCAGGGCGGCCACCGCCCGGTCATCCTGTGCGACAACACCCTGCTCGGCCCGCTCTACCAGAAGCCGATCCAGCACGGCGCCGACATTTCGCTCTACTCGCTGACGAAGTACGTGGGCGGCCACTCCGACCTCATCGCGGGCGCGGCGCTCGGCTCGAAGGAGCTGATGAAGCCCGTCCGCCTGCTGCGGTCGGCCATCGGCACCCAGCTCGACCCGCATTCCTGCTGGATGATCGGCCGCTCCCTCGAGACCCTCGCCCTGCGCATGAGCGCGGCGAACCGCAACGGCGAGATCGTCGCCAGGTTCCTGAGCGAGCACCCCAAGGTCGCGAAGGTCCACCACCTGGCCTACCTGCCGGAAAACTCGCCCGCGAAGCGCGTCTACGATGCCCAGTGCACGGCGCCCGGATCCACCTTCTCCTTCGACGTGAAGGGCGGCGAGGCGGAGGCCTTCAAGGTGCTCAACGCCCTGCAGGTCTTCAAGCTGGCGGTGAGCCTGGGCGGCACGGAATCGCTCATCTCGCACCCGGCCTCGACCACCCATTCCGGCGTGCCGAAGGAAACCCGCGACCGTCTCGGCGTCACCGATGCCACCATCCGCGTCTCCATCGGCATCGAGCATCCGGACGACCTGGTGGCGGACCTGTCGCAGGCCCTGGCGACGCTCGGGTAG
- a CDS encoding AAA family ATPase — protein sequence MARFEGTDTYVATEDLKVAVNAAIVLERPLLVKGEPGTGKSVLAEEVAKALGAPLLTWHVKSTTKAQQGLYEYDAVSRLRDSQLGDPRVSDIRNYIRRGKLWEAFESERRPVLLIDEIDKADIEFPNDLLLELDRMEFHVYETGETVRAKRRPVVIITSNNEKELPDAFLRRCFFHYIRFPDAETMARIVEVHYPGLKRRLIEEALRIFFEVRETPGLRKKPSTSELLDWLKLLVSEDIGPEQLRERDTRKLIPPLHGALLKNEQDVSLFEKLAFLARREGR from the coding sequence ATGGCGCGTTTCGAAGGCACCGATACCTATGTGGCCACCGAGGACCTGAAGGTCGCGGTCAACGCCGCCATCGTCCTCGAGCGGCCGCTCCTGGTGAAGGGCGAGCCCGGAACCGGCAAGTCGGTCCTCGCCGAGGAGGTCGCCAAGGCCCTCGGGGCGCCGCTGCTGACCTGGCACGTCAAGTCGACCACCAAGGCCCAGCAGGGCCTCTACGAATACGACGCCGTCTCGCGCCTGCGCGACAGCCAGCTCGGCGACCCGCGGGTGTCGGACATCCGCAACTACATCAGGCGCGGCAAGCTGTGGGAGGCCTTCGAGTCCGAGCGGCGGCCGGTCCTGCTGATCGACGAGATCGACAAGGCCGACATCGAGTTCCCGAACGACCTGCTGCTCGAACTCGACCGCATGGAGTTCCACGTCTACGAGACCGGGGAGACGGTGCGGGCGAAGCGGCGCCCGGTGGTCATCATCACCTCCAACAACGAGAAGGAGCTGCCGGACGCCTTCCTGCGCCGCTGCTTCTTCCACTACATCCGCTTCCCCGATGCCGAGACCATGGCGCGGATCGTCGAGGTCCATTATCCCGGCCTCAAGCGCCGCCTCATCGAGGAGGCCCTGCGCATCTTCTTCGAGGTGCGCGAGACGCCGGGCCTGAGGAAGAAGCCGTCCACCTCCGAGCTCCTGGACTGGCTGAAGCTCCTCGTCTCCGAGGACATCGGCCCTGAGCAGCTGCGCGAGCGCGATACCCGCAAGCTCATTCCGCCGCTGCACGGCGCGCTCCTGAAGAACGAGCAGGACGTGAGCCTCTTCGAGAAGCTCGCCTTCCTGGCGCGGCGGGAAGGGCGCTGA
- a CDS encoding SixA phosphatase family protein, producing the protein MLRLLLLRHAKSSWPAGVLDVERPLSPRGRKAAVLMGDYLKEERLVPDLALISPARRTEETWDLVQPALGEVECRREPRLYEATAARLLTVVQEVNPVNRRLLMIGHNPGFEDLAKMLIGDGTPEDCSRLSGKLPTAGLVVVDFPGTGWEDVKAHSGRLERFVTPKSLGAGEDD; encoded by the coding sequence ATGCTTCGTCTCCTCCTCCTCCGCCATGCGAAATCCTCCTGGCCCGCGGGCGTTCTCGACGTGGAGCGTCCGCTCTCGCCGCGCGGGCGCAAGGCGGCGGTGCTCATGGGCGACTATCTCAAGGAGGAGCGGCTCGTTCCCGATCTCGCGCTGATCTCTCCCGCGCGCCGAACGGAGGAGACCTGGGACCTCGTCCAGCCGGCCCTGGGGGAGGTGGAGTGCCGCCGCGAGCCGCGCCTCTACGAGGCGACGGCCGCGCGCCTGCTCACCGTCGTCCAGGAGGTGAACCCGGTCAACCGCAGGCTCCTGATGATCGGCCACAATCCGGGGTTCGAGGACCTCGCGAAGATGCTCATCGGCGACGGCACGCCGGAGGATTGCAGCCGCCTTTCCGGGAAGCTCCCGACCGCCGGTCTCGTGGTGGTCGACTTTCCCGGTACGGGCTGGGAGGACGTGAAGGCGCACAGCGGTCGCCTGGAGCGCTTCGTCACCCCCAAGTCCCTCGGGGCCGGCGAGGACGATTAG